Within Phycisphaerales bacterium, the genomic segment AGGATCTCGCCCTGATGGCGATGACCTATGGCAATGTATTCGTCGCCAAGGTCGCGATGGGTGCCAATGACGCCCAGACCGTCAAGGCCTTCCTCGAAGCCGAAGCGTACACCGGCCCCTCACTCATCATCGCCTACAGCCACTGCATCGCGCACGGCATCAACATGCGGCAGGGTCTCGACACGCAGAAGCGCGCCGTCGACAGCGGGCACTTTCCGCTGCTGCGGTACAATCCCGAATTGGCGACCGCCAGCAAAAACCCGCTGCAGCTCGACTCCAAGAAGCCGACACTGCCGTACGAGGAATACGCTTACCAGCAGACCCGCTTCAAGATGCTGACCAAGAGCAAGCCCGAGCTTGCCAAGGAGCTGCTCGAACTGGCCCGCCAGGACGTGCAGAATCGCTGGAACCTCTACGAGCAGTTGGCCGCCATGCACGTGGCTACGACCGGCGGCAACGGCCACGGCTAACGGCGGCCGGGGCGCCGGGTCGCGGCCCGGCGCCCCGCTTTCCCCCCGCGGGTGCAACCTGATGTGGACACCCCTGGCTCTCAGCAAGGAACCGACGCATGGATCTCTCGACCGAGTATCTCGGCTTGAAACTGAAGAACCCCCTGGTGGCCGCGGCCAGTCCGCTGACGGCCGATCCGGACTCACTCAAGCGCCTGCGCGATGCCGGCGCCGCCGCGGTGGTGTTGCACTCCCTCTTCGAGGAGCAGTTGCAGCACGACGCCGAGGAACTGCACCACCACACCACGTTCGGCACCGAGTCCTATGCCGAAAGTCTCAGTTACTTCCCCGCACAGGAAGAGTACCGTCTCGGCCCGGACGAGTACCTGGATCACATCCGCAAAGCGAAGGACGTGCTGGAGATCCCCGTAATCGCCAGTCTCAACGGCTGCTCGCCCGGTGGCTGGACCCACTACGCCGCCCTCATGCAGGAAGCCGGCGCTGACGCGATCGAGCTCAACGTCTACTACATTGCCACGGACTCGGCCCTCAGCAGCGCGCAGGTCGAGGGGCTCTATATCGACGCCCTCAAGGCCGTGAAGCAATCCGCAACCGTCCCGGTTGCCATCAAGGTCGGCCCCTACTTCAGCGCCATGGCCAACATGGCGACCCGCCTGGACCTGGCCGGTGCCGACGGGCTTGTTCTTTTCAACCGTTTCTACCAACCCAACATCAACCTCGACACGCTCGAGGTGGAACCGGATCTGGTGCTGAGTTCGCCTGCCGAGCTGCGCCTCCCGCTGCGCTGGATCGCTGTGCTTTACGGACACATCAAGGCGAACCTGGCCGCGAACAGCGGCATCGCCACCGGTACCGACGTGCTCAAGACGCTGATGGCGGGTGCAGATGTCGCCCAGCTCTGCTCGGTGCTCCTCCGCAAAGGTCCGGAAGAACTCGCGAACATCCTGGCCGGGATGCGGACCTGGATGGCCGAGCACGATTATGAGTCGGTCACCCAGTTGAAAGGTAGTCTGAGCCAGAAATCGTGCCCGAACCCGACGGCCTTCGAGCGCGCGAACTATATGAAGGCCCTCAACAGCTATACCTAACCCGAGCTTCTCTCCCCTCCTGAAGCCCCGGTAACGCCCGTCGGTTCGCCGGCGGGCGTTGCCGTTTCCAGTCCCTTTCTCGACCGCTCGCCGGCATGTTTCACAATCGGGCGCGATCCCGGACCGGGATTGACTGGTACGCCCCGCCTTCGCTATGATCGCGATACAGAGGAGTAGAAGCAGCCAGAATTCAATTCTGTGATGCGTGCGCGTTCTCGCCACCAGTTGATTCCACCCTCTGGACGGCCATTCTGAGGGCCAAGCTTGGCGACTTTCCCCTCTCTGAGCGCGTGGTCGCTCGACCGCCAGGCCGCTTGGCCGTGCAAGGGCAAAATGCTCTGAAACAGGAGGCGAAGCTATGAAGAGGATTCTCTGGGTCGCGACGCTCGCGTTGGCGACGACACCCGCTTGGGCGGACTTCACGTTCTCCCCGTTCAGCCCGGGGAACGTATCTCCAACGTGGACGGGCCAGGCGCTTACCGGCGCACCGGCCGACACCTATGTCGGCTTCGAGGTGCTGGCGGACTGGTCGGCCGTCAGTGGCAACCCCTGGTCGAATGAATCCCGGGTATTCTTCTCCGATGTGATTGGTGGTGGCAGCGCTACCCTCCCGACCGGGATCGGCGTCTCCTACACCACCGGTGCTGTGTCTGCCGCCAATGGCGCAAGCAATGGGAACCCCCTGTTCAATTTGCGGTTTGCCGGCGGCTTCGCCACCGCTTTCAACGGCACTGATCCGCTCGCCCTTAATTTCCGGCAGACCTTCGGTGGTAGTGTTGCGGATTGGCAGAATGTGCGCGTGACACTGAAGACTATGGTCATCCCGACCGCGACCGATCTCGGTACGCTCTCCGGACCGCTCAGCATCACGGGCTCGCTCGCCGCGGGCGAGGTGAAGTGGTACAAGTTCACGATCGATCAGGCGATCGACAATGCGCTCGGCACCTTCCTCGACATCGACACCGAGGGCTCGCTGCTGGCACCCTCGAACGACACCGAGCTCGGCCTGTACGCCGCGAACGGGACGTTCATCACCACGGACGATGATGACGGTACCGCCCTCCTGAGCCAGTTGACCTACGGCGAAGTCGGCCCGCGTCCGGCGCCCGGCGACGGTCTGGCGTATAATGGTCGTGACGGCTCTTTGGCCCCCGGTACGTACTACATCGCACTTGGCGCCTTCAACACCGCCTTCAGCAACTTCTTTAGCGTCTCCTCGGCGTCGCAGAACATCGGTGACTACGCGCTGAACATCAACACCAACGTCCCCGAGCCGGCTTCGCTGCTGCTTGTGACCCTGCTTGGCGCGCTCATTCGCCGCCGCTAGGCCACGTTCATATTGCAAACGCAATCATTACTGCAGCGCGGGGAGCGCGTGACAACACGTGCTCCCCGCGTATGTTTGCGCACCCCCCACCGCACTGTGCCCCACCATCCCATTTGTGTTATCCTTGCGGCCTCGGCCGTGATGCGCTGCGCCCAGGACACCGCACCGGCACCTTGAAAGCCAACGAATGACCAGCAAGGAACGCCTGCTCTGCGCCCTGCGCCGCGAACGGCCCGACCGGCTGCCCGCCACCGTGCATCAATGGCAACCGTATCACCTCGACAAGTACCTCCACGGGATGTCGCCGCTGGACGCCTTCCGGCACTTCGGTCTCGATGCGTCTCTGCCCGCGTTGCCCTGTAGCGAGCAGCCCTCTCCGGACTGGCGTATAGAGGTTTTCGAAACCACCAGCTTGGCCGGGCATCGTGTCAGGCAGCGTCGCTACCACACTCCGGAGGGTACGCTCAGCGATACCTGGGAGTTTCGCCCGGCCACGGCGTGGCTGATCGAGCACCTCGTCAAGCAGCCCGAAGACGTGGACCTGATCGACCGCTACATGCCGGTGCCGCGGCTCGACCGCGCCGCGGTTGCGCGCACATACGCCGAACTGGGGGACGACGGCATCCTGCGCGGCTTCCTGTGGGGCAGCCAGGGTGGCTGCTGGCAGGATGCGTGTGAGCTGTACGGCCTCCAGCCGCTGATCCTCCAGTCGAAGCGCGACCCCGCGTGGGTGCATCACTTCCTGCGCGTACTCCAGAAGAAGAAGCTGCGCTTCATCGCGGAGTCACTGGCAGGCGCCCGATTCGACCTGATTGAGACCGGCGGCGGCGCGGCGTCGAGCACCTGCATCTCGCCGAAGCTGCACGCCGAGTTCTGCCTGCCCTACGACCGCGAACAGCATGCGGCCCTGCACGCGATCGGCCTGCCGGCGGTGTACCACACCTGCGGCGGCATGATGCCAATCCTCGACCTCATCGTGGCCAATGGTTGCGACGCGAGTGAGACGCTGACGCCCGTGGGCATGGGCGGCGACGCCGATGCGCCCGAGATCAAGCGCCGCATCGGCCACCGCGTGGCCCTGATCGGTGGCGTGAATCAACTGCAAGTGCTCGACCAGGGTACGCGGGACGACATCCGTGCGGAAGTCTTCCGCCTGTTTGAGACGCTCGGCGCGGGCGGGGGGTACATCCTGTCGCCCAGCGACCACTTTTTCGAAACCCCGCCCGAAAACCTGCGGCACTACGCGGAAGCGGCGCGGGAATGCATGTACTGAGCAGTCCACACGCAGCCGGATTCACCCCCGCAGTTTCTCCAGCACCGCCGCCAGCAGTGCCCCGTTCGTCGCCAGCGCTTCCGGCGCCGTGTGCGTCGGCCGCCCGCTCCAGTCCGTCAGTGTCCCGCCCGCTTCGGTCACTACCGGCATGAGTGCTGCCGTGTCCCAGATGCTCATCACCGGATCGAGCACCACCTCGACCCGCCCGGTCGCGAGCAACGCATAGGCGTACGCATCCGCCCAGCCGCGATCGGTGTAGCTGGCCGCCCGCAGCCGCTCGTATGCTGCCCACCGGCCCGTGTCGTGCAGCAGCTTGCTCGAGGTCGCGCTGATGCGGGCCTCCGACAGCGCCGTCACCCGTGAGACCCGCGCCGGCCGGCCGTTCCACCGGCACCCGAGCCCGCGGGCCGCGTACACCGTCTCCCCCAGCGCCGGCAGGTGAATCACCCCCGCCAGCATCTCACCCGCCCACTCGAAGCCGATCAGCACGCTGAAGAGCGGCACCCCGCTGAGGAATGACATCGTGCCGTCGATCGGGTCGAGGATCCAGCGGGCGGACGCGGTGCCGCGCTGCTCACCGCCCTCCTCGCCGAGGATGCCATGGTCGGGGAAGGCGGCCGCGATGCGCTTGCGCAGCAGCTCCTCCGCGCCCCGGTCGGCGACCGTCACCGGCGTGCGATCGCTTTTCCACTCGAACCCCGTCCCGCAGTTGTAGTAGCCGAGCGTAAACGCCCCGGCGAGCTGGGCACTTTCGACCGCGAAATCGAGGATACGCTGGAGTTCGTTGGCGTGCATGGCGGGCATCGCGGGGGTCTCCGGCTCGGTCGGCCCCGGCGGGCGGGCCGGACAACAGGGCGCCAGACGACAGAGTAACGAGCGGGACCGCGGGCGCACACCCCGGCCGCGACCGGAGTATAGCGGCATGCCGTTGGTCGCAGACCGCGGGGAGCGGAGGGGTGTGAAGATGGGGGGAGGGGTTGGGGGCGGGGTAGCGGGATGGCAGAAAAGTGCGGGAGATTCCGCCAAGAATTTCAAGAATTCGCGCCTGTCGCGCGCCAGAAGTGAGACTCTTGGAAAATGGAGAAGATCGTGGGGAGGCGGCGGCGGAGGGAATGAAGGCGGCATGTGCATACAGGGAGGATGAACGCTGGGCGCGCCTTGGCAAGGCGGATTTGACAGGCGTGCCGGCGAGCGACCGTGGGCGGTGCGGGGTGGCGGTGGGCGGATTTCGCGGCGGGCGCGCGCCGGGCGTGACGGCACGGGAGTGCGGCGGCTACCGGGGCACGGTGGGAATCCAGAACCAGGCGTGCCCGCGCCTTTGAGAGGCGACGTTGAGCAGGCGCTTGGCGCGCAAGAGGTTAAAGCGGGAGACGCCGGCTTCCTGTGCCGCGGTCAGCAGCGCGCGGGCGGGGACGGGCTGCCCGGCGAGGAAAGCGGTGAGCCAGTGGCAGGCCTCGGAGAGGGCGGCGTGCGACTCGGAGGAGAGATCGAGCAGGCCGGTGGAGAGGCGCCAGTCGCCCGCGTCCGGGAGGTCCCACAGGAGGCGCGGGCCGGGGCCGGTGGGGCTGGGGCCCATGTGCGGACAGGGGTAGTGGGCCAGTGGCGGCGCGGGCGCGGGACAGGGCACGGGCGCCTCTGGCCCGGGCGCATCCAGCGGAGACGTGCGGAACGTAAGCTCTCCCGGCGGGGGCGGCACGGGCGCCAGGGGGAGCGGGGTGGCGGTGACGATGCGGAACGCGAGCGGCGGCGCGTGGTGGGCATAGGCGGATTTGAGCTGGGTCAGGATGCGGCGGTTGGGCTGGTCGGGGTCCGCGGTGAGCAGGAGAATCGAACGGGCAGCGGCGATGAGACTGAGCGCGCCCCGGATGCGGTAGATGGCGCGACGGGCGGAGCGCTTCGTGAAGTGGCCCACGGCGAGGATGGCGAGGTCGTAGCGGCGGGCGATGGCCGCGAGGCGAGCGAGGAGGTGGGCCTGCAGGTCGGGGCTGGCGTGGACGCCGTCGTCGAGCAGGAGGTGGAGGGGGTCGAGGACCACGAGCCGCGTGTGGTTGTAGGCGCGGATGGCCTGTTCGAGCTGGTCGGCGTGCGTGGGCAGGCGCAGCGGGAGCAGCTCGTCGGAGCGGGGCGGACTGACGCCGGCGAGCGTGGCGACGTGGGCGCGGTGGGCGCCGGCGGCCGCGAGGCGGGCCGGGAGGGCGTCGGCGTCTTCGGGTGATGCGAAGAGGGTGTCGAGGATGGGCAAGCTGCGCGTGTGGACGCCGCGGATGGTCGGAAAGGAGCGCTCGAGGTCGGCGTCGGAGGGTTGGGGGGGAAGGGGCGGGAGGGTGGCGGGGTCGGGTCGTTCGTCGGGGGGGTCGTCGGGCCAGGGGTAAGGGGCGGAGAGGCGGGCGGCGAGGTCGGCAGTGAGGAGGGATTTCCCGGCGCCGGGGTCGCCGATGAGGAGGGAGAGGGCGCCGACGGGTAGACGGAGTGGCCAGAGCCAGTGGAGGGTACGGCTGGGCGGCGTGGCACCGTGCAGGATGATCGGTCGTGGGCGGGCGGCGAGGGGCAGGTCGGGGTCGCGGCGGGTCATGGTATAGATAGTATAGCACAGCTAGTGAGGCAGGGAGGGATCGCGGGAGGGCGGCAGCGGCGGACCCGGGGGTGGGCTGGCAGGGCGGGCCGGCATTCCGGGTGCCGCTAGTCGGCTTCCAGCACGTCGGGCAAGATCGGCCAGATCGACGGCAACCGCCTGAAGTTCGAGCCCGAAGCCGCGGACGAGGGCGTCTTCTTCGTGCGGACGGCCGGCGGCGCCGCTGGCCCGCGTTGAAGAGCGATCCGCGGTGCCGCGCCCCGGCCCGGAGTGCGCGCGTTCCCGGAGGTCCCGCGGGCGTTATCCGGACCGCAATTAGCGCGACCCCATTGAGGAAGGGTCCCGACCCAACCCTTGGGACGGGTCCCATCCTCAAGCTTAGGGACGGGACCCGTTTCCAAGTAAGGGTCGACACTCTGCCCGCCGCGGGCAGACATTCTACCCGCCGGGGGGCGCGCCGCGCCCCCCGGCGGGCAGGGACCCCGCCCCGCCCGCCGCCGCTCCGAGCCCCCGGCGGGCGGTCTTCCCGGACCGGGTCACAATATCCTCCGGCGGTTACTGCGGCGCGGGCGGTGGGACGGCGGAAAGCCGCCGGGCGTACTCGGTGCGTATCAGCCTTTCGGCGAGATCGTGTGCAAAGTCGGCGAGGTACGAAGCGAGCTCCACGTATGCGCGCGCGAGGGTCGGGTGGATTCCCTCGTCTCGCATAAGACGTTCCAGTCGGTTTACGTCGTCAGGCAGGGCGCGGCACGCCGCGGCAAACTCGTCTGCGATCCACAATATGGCGGGATCGTCGATGCCGGCGCTTCGGAAAAGGGCCGCGTAGTCGGCACCCGCGGTCTTCATGCGCTCGAAGATATCCACGAGGGCGGTATAGAAAGTTTCGTCCGCCATAGCCACGGAGTCTTTCGGCCCCTTCGAACCGACCCCGACTGCGTGGGCCAACAAGCTCAGTTTCCCGATGGTGAACCGATGCTCCATGTGGATTGCTTTTGCGCCAGCGGAAACCCTCTCATGCCACAAGCGGACGGCGAGCTCGTCCGTAAACGCGCGAACGCTCTCCGAGCGCATCGAACTCAGCTCACGCTCAAGCTTCCCAGCCCGGACGTGTGATGCGGCGGAGGAACGGCAAGTGCCGAGCGTCCCTGTCGTAGCACACGAACCAGCCATTGAGCAGACCGGCGATAGTGAGCCCCGCAATGGCGGCGACGTACAGCGCGGCCGTGTACACAGGACAGCCCTCCACGCGCGTAGGTGCATCCGTCGACGCAGGCTCCTGCCTCAGCGATCGCCGAGCACCCCTACACGGCGCATGGCAGCCGCGAACCCGTCCAAAAAGCTCTTTGCTTCGTTGGGTGAAAACAAGGCAATGTAACGCACTCGGTCGTCTTGGGCCGCCGGCTTCATCTCAATGTGCACGAACCCTCCGAACTCCAGCACGCGCACGTCGAAGCCCGCCGTCTCGCGGTCAGTCGGTTCGCCCCAATCTGAGCCCCGCAACCGCTCCTCGAAATACGTGATTGCGCCCATCGCCTCGTCCTTTCTGGCTGGCCTCACGCCAGCCGCTTGGCTAGCTCCTCGTCCAGAATCTCCCGCACCGTGAGGGCGACGATGACCTTGCCCGACTGGCGGAAGAAGCGGTCGATTTCCCGCAGGGCGTCGGAGGAGTACTCGAACGCGACGAAGAAGCCCTTCGGGCGGTCCTCGCGCATCATCATCGCCTCGAAGCTGTCGATGTCCGGGCGGCCGACCTTATCCTTCTGCTTCACCTGGATCGGGTACCAGTGGTCGAGGAACTCGCCGAAGACCTCGGTGCCGTCCTTGCCCTTCGCGGGCCGCGTGGGCGTCGCGGAGACGGGGAAGATGCGGCCGTCGATGCCCATGTCGCCGACCTGCGCCTTGTTCGGGATGCCGCCGAGGGCGATATCCTGCGGCTCTCTGGGCTCATGGGACTACGCCGATGATCACGAGCGGCACCGCCGGAACCCCACGGCCCTGCCGCGCAATGTCGTAGAGCGCCCCCTCGTAATAGCCTGGCCCGGAGGACATACTCTCCTGCATTGCCTTCATGGGCAGCACTTCGACACCAACATCGATCTGGTCGCCGACGTAGAAAGCCAAGTGTTTGACGAACAGGTCGTAAGCGATGAAGCTGTACTTGCCGAACTGAACTTCCACCGCGACGCGACGCTTGACGAAATCGGTCTGATTGTAGGAGCGAATGGGGCGCTTGCCGGCCGCCACAATCTCGGCCCGCTGCTCCGCTGCCGCCATGTGCATGGTCTTGCGGATGAGCATATAGTCGTCAGTTACCCAGTATTGGGTGCGGCTTTCCTTCCACTGGGCCGCGCCGAACGACTGCTTCATCGCGTTGTTGATCTCGATCGGCGCATAGAGTGCCTTCCCCTGCATCGTCTTCTCTTTGCTGATTTTCGTCCTGAACTGATCTGCATCAACCGATCGAACGATTGCCTCGATTTCTTTCCATATGCGCCTCTCATGGACAAGCAGCCACTCGTAGCCGTTGAGATGGGAATGTAGCGCGGCGATTCTCATCGCGCATCGCCTTTTGCCGAGCCATCTGCGAAGGGACTCTTGGCGACCGTCTCATTGCCGGGCTCGTAGACCGGCCTTCCCATCGGCCGCGTAACGAGTTGGCCGCGCGCTTCGAGTCGCAATCGCTCTAGAGCGATGCGATGGAAGCGCCTCATCAACTCAGCGCCAGCGGCGCGCCGTCCGTGGCGCACAGCGGCGATGGCCGTGCTGCCAACGCCGACAAATGGATCAACAACCAGGCTTCCCGGCATTGTCATGCTAAGCACCAGTCGCTCGATGAGTTCGACTGGAAACTGGCATGGGTGCTCGGTCTTTTCAACATGGTTGTGCTTGACATTTGGGATTGTCCAAAGGTCGCCGGGGTTCTTGCCAAGTGGATTGCATGAATACTCGCCAGCTCTGGCGCCCTTGAAGTACTTCTTGCCCGGGTATTTCTGGGGCACCCGGACTGCATCAAGATTGAAAACGTAGTCATCCGACTTGGTGAACCACATTACAACCTCGTACCGTCCCGAGAACCGCCGTGAACAATGCAAGCCATGTCCGAAGTGCCAGATAATCCGATTGCGCATACGCAAGCGAAAACTGGCGAAGACGGGATATAGAACGCTGTCAAGGGGAATGATCGCACCCTTCTCGACGAAGTTCCCGACCTGCCAGCAGACGCTGCCCCGATCGCTCAGGATTCGAACGCACTCGCGGATAATCCCGGCTTGCTGGGCGACATAGTCGCCGAGTTCGAGCCGCGTCTCGTACTCCTTGCCGATGTTATATGGCGGGGACGTCACGACCAGATCGGCACAACGATCGGGCATGGATCGAAGGAGCTCCATGCAATCCCCGGCGTAGAGTGTCACATCGTTGGCGCCGTCGTAACTGCGGCGGATGCGCAGCTTCCCTAGCGCATCAAACAAGCGCGGGTGTTCTCCGTCTGATCGATGTCGAATCATCTTGACCTCCTCGAGCGGTTCAGCCCGCCTCTGGATGCAGTTTCTCCACGATCTGAGCCCATTCAGCCGAGTGGTCCTGCTGAAGGATCGCAATTGCGTGCGTCCACTCGTGGACCTCATTAGTGGCCGGTGATGGACTTTGGCAAACCGGCACGAATCCGCTGCCTCCTGTGCGTCCGTACTTTATCCGAACATCCGTTCGCCGGCCAGTCCCTCGTGCGATATGCAACTGCGGCACAGTGGGGTGCGAGTGGCGAGCGCGACGGAGCGGGGGCGCATGGAGTCGATGTAGGCGGCGTTGCTGGCGTGGCGGTCCTCGAAGGCGCGCTTCTCCTTGGCCTCGCCCCAGAAGACCTCGTAGTTGCGGTTGGAGTTGAACGGCGGGTCGATGTACACGAGGTCGACGCAGGCGTCGGGGAGCTTGCGGAGCTGGTCGAGGCAGTCGCCGCAGTAGATGATGCGGGTGTCCACGAGCGACGACGGCCGGCCGGCGGGGGCGGCGGATGCGGGCGGCGTGTCGGCGGACGGTGCGGCGGGTTTCCCCTTCTTGCGAGCCATGCGGGAAGGATGCCGCACGGCGGCGGGGACGTCAACGGTGTTGTGCCGCACAACCCTCCCCCGGCCCCTCCCTGAGAGGGAGGGGGGTAACGCCCGCGCGGCGCGGTGTCGCCGCCGGGCAGGCAGGATGCCTGCCCCACCCGTTTCAGGCGCAGGCAGGATACCCACGCCAGCGCGGGCGTACTGTGTGCGGCGTCGGCCACGGGGAGGCGACGCAACGGGGTTGTGGAGCGGAACCCTCCCCCTGCCCCTCCCTGAGAGGGAGGGGGGTGAGTGCGGCGGGACGGGCGCACTTCCCCCTACCCGTCCGACTCCTTGAGCAGCGCCTCGGCCTGCTCACGGCCGAACTTCACGGCGTCGTCCGACACGGCGGGCACCATCGGCGTACCCGGGGGCAGCGGCTCGTCGCTGCCGCGGAACAGGTGCAGCGTGCGCGTCGGGAAGGCGAACTGCACGCCGATGCGCCGCGCCAGCCGGATGATGTCGAGGAACAGCCGGTGCCGCTCGCGCAGCTCCACGGCCCAGTCGGGGCACTCGTGAAACACGTACAGCATCACGTCGATCGACGAGTCGGAGAAGCGACTCACGTACACCTGGTAGTAGTCCTTCCGTGTGTAAGGATGCTGGCGGATGATCTCGCGAATGCCTTCGCAGAAGGCCTCGAACTGCTCCGGTGCGGTGTCGTACGTCAGCGACAGGTGTGTGAACGTCCGGCGATAGCGCCGCCGTCCCATGTTGTCCACCCGGGCGTTCATCAGCTCCGAATTCGGCACGGTGATCTGCGAGTTGTAGAACGTGCGGATGCGCGTGCTGCGCAACCCGACCGACTCCACCGTGCCCTCGGTGTCGTTCACTTTCACCCAGTCACCGACCTGGAAGGGCCGATCGAGCACCACGTTGACCGAGCCGAAGAAGTTCTTGAGCGTATCCTGCGCCGCCAGACCGAACGCCAGGCCGCCCACACCCAGACCGGCGAGCAGCGGGGTCACCGCGAGCCCCAGCGTCGTCCCGATGAACACGAGCCCGCCCACCGCGACCACGATCTTTGCCGTCTTGTTCAGCAGCGGAATGAGAACATCATCCACGCGCGATGACCGCAGCGCCGATCGGCTGCGCGTGTAGCTGGCCGCGACATCGATCAGCCGGTACGCCGCCAGTACGCCCGCCACCGCCAGCAGCACCTTGAGGAAGAACCACAACCAGCTCATCAGCGGCGCGCCGAGGTCCAGGAACTGCAACCCACCCCACCAAGCCAGCAGCATGAGCAGCGTCGCCACCGGCTTGAAGGCCCGCCGGATCGCCTGCGCGGTATCCTCGTGGCTGGCGCTGCGCAGCACGAGTTGCCCCAGTCCGGGCAGCACCAGCACCGCGACCCGCCGTACGAGCCACCCCAGTCCGAGCACCGGCGCGATCCCGATCCACTGCCACACGCGCAGGCGCAGCCAACTGGTTCCCAG encodes:
- a CDS encoding restriction endonuclease yields the protein MRIAALHSHLNGYEWLLVHERRIWKEIEAIVRSVDADQFRTKISKEKTMQGKALYAPIEINNAMKQSFGAAQWKESRTQYWVTDDYMLIRKTMHMAAAEQRAEIVAAGKRPIRSYNQTDFVKRRVAVEVQFGKYSFIAYDLFVKHLAFYVGDQIDVGVEVLPMKAMQESMSSGPGYYEGALYDIARQGRGVPAVPLVIIGVVP
- a CDS encoding histidinol phosphate phosphatase, with amino-acid sequence MHANELQRILDFAVESAQLAGAFTLGYYNCGTGFEWKSDRTPVTVADRGAEELLRKRIAAAFPDHGILGEEGGEQRGTASARWILDPIDGTMSFLSGVPLFSVLIGFEWAGEMLAGVIHLPALGETVYAARGLGCRWNGRPARVSRVTALSEARISATSSKLLHDTGRWAAYERLRAASYTDRGWADAYAYALLATGRVEVVLDPVMSIWDTAALMPVVTEAGGTLTDWSGRPTHTAPEALATNGALLAAVLEKLRG
- a CDS encoding site-specific DNA-methyltransferase, with the protein product MIRHRSDGEHPRLFDALGKLRIRRSYDGANDVTLYAGDCMELLRSMPDRCADLVVTSPPYNIGKEYETRLELGDYVAQQAGIIRECVRILSDRGSVCWQVGNFVEKGAIIPLDSVLYPVFASFRLRMRNRIIWHFGHGLHCSRRFSGRYEVVMWFTKSDDYVFNLDAVRVPQKYPGKKYFKGARAGEYSCNPLGKNPGDLWTIPNVKHNHVEKTEHPCQFPVELIERLVLSMTMPGSLVVDPFVGVGSTAIAAVRHGRRAAGAELMRRFHRIALERLRLEARGQLVTRPMGRPVYEPGNETVAKSPFADGSAKGDAR
- a CDS encoding dihydroorotate dehydrogenase-like protein; translation: MDLSTEYLGLKLKNPLVAAASPLTADPDSLKRLRDAGAAAVVLHSLFEEQLQHDAEELHHHTTFGTESYAESLSYFPAQEEYRLGPDEYLDHIRKAKDVLEIPVIASLNGCSPGGWTHYAALMQEAGADAIELNVYYIATDSALSSAQVEGLYIDALKAVKQSATVPVAIKVGPYFSAMANMATRLDLAGADGLVLFNRFYQPNINLDTLEVEPDLVLSSPAELRLPLRWIAVLYGHIKANLAANSGIATGTDVLKTLMAGADVAQLCSVLLRKGPEELANILAGMRTWMAEHDYESVTQLKGSLSQKSCPNPTAFERANYMKALNSYT
- a CDS encoding AAA family ATPase codes for the protein MTRRDPDLPLAARPRPIILHGATPPSRTLHWLWPLRLPVGALSLLIGDPGAGKSLLTADLAARLSAPYPWPDDPPDERPDPATLPPLPPQPSDADLERSFPTIRGVHTRSLPILDTLFASPEDADALPARLAAAGAHRAHVATLAGVSPPRSDELLPLRLPTHADQLEQAIRAYNHTRLVVLDPLHLLLDDGVHASPDLQAHLLARLAAIARRYDLAILAVGHFTKRSARRAIYRIRGALSLIAAARSILLLTADPDQPNRRILTQLKSAYAHHAPPLAFRIVTATPLPLAPVPPPPGELTFRTSPLDAPGPEAPVPCPAPAPPLAHYPCPHMGPSPTGPGPRLLWDLPDAGDWRLSTGLLDLSSESHAALSEACHWLTAFLAGQPVPARALLTAAQEAGVSRFNLLRAKRLLNVASQRRGHAWFWIPTVPR
- a CDS encoding restriction endonuclease; translated protein: MGIDGRIFPVSATPTRPAKGKDGTEVFGEFLDHWYPIQVKQKDKVGRPDIDSFEAMMMREDRPKGFFVAFEYSSDALREIDRFFRQSGKVIVALTVREILDEELAKRLA